Below is a genomic region from Isosphaeraceae bacterium EP7.
TGCAGCCGGCTTCGGACCGTGCCGACCGGGACATCGAGCATCGAGGCGATCTCTTCGTAACGCAGGCCATCGAATTCCTTCATGACCACCACCGCCCGATGATCGGGGGCCAGGGCGTTCAGGGCATTCTGGACTTGAAAGTCGCGCTCGGAGCGATTCAACGCGTCGGCAGGATCGGAACGCTCCGAGGTGTCGGCCAGGTCGGGGACCAGGGAGACTTCGGATCGGCCAGGCTTGCGTCTCTTACGCCGCTCGCTCAGGGCCAGGTTGACCATGATCCGGTAGATCCAGGTGTAGAACGAACTGTCACCGTGGAACCGGTCAAGCTTCTGGAACGCACGGAGGAACGCGTCCTGGAGCAGGTCGAGCGCGTCTTCCGGGCGACCCGTCAATCGCAGGGCGGTCGGATAGAGCCGATCCTGGTAGCGCCGAATCAACCCTCCAAAGGCCTCGGTCCGGCCGGAGCGGCAC
It encodes:
- a CDS encoding sigma-70 family RNA polymerase sigma factor, which codes for MSGGNDDQQLIEACRSGRTEAFGGLIRRYQDRLYPTALRLTGRPEDALDLLQDAFLRAFQKLDRFHGDSSFYTWIYRIMVNLALSERRKRRKPGRSEVSLVPDLADTSERSDPADALNRSERDFQVQNALNALAPDHRAVVVMKEFDGLRYEEIASMLDVPVGTVRSRLHRARCELRDRLRDLILDDQSAPRGPGEIP